In a genomic window of Shouchella clausii:
- a CDS encoding toxic anion resistance protein codes for MTEHNNTQDNEIDVYKNETDIHTLLQKLDSLGETEQKQAGESLEALKRPVKQMMNDEANTLPKQLHELREVVGQLEPDYLHDSSFKKFLNKLLKKDPIEQYAKKYQTVEAQVDHIIEGLLTGKDKLQEDNVMLQELKVVAKERIENLNNQIAVGTELHEMLEQEMTSERWADNANELKKGQLKVTTRIKNMQQAVMVLQQSLASVDLIMENNEKLEEAIFNAITMTKNIITVTASIQLALTNQKKVITAVQNVNQATESMLLSNAELLKQNTEETLKTLEEPAIALDAFRKAYDNVFKAIELTEQSNERIVTSGKQFIKEMDQLNSEMQTKLLNR; via the coding sequence ATGACCGAACATAACAATACACAAGACAATGAAATAGACGTGTATAAAAACGAAACCGATATTCACACTCTTTTGCAAAAACTAGACTCGCTAGGAGAAACGGAGCAAAAACAAGCAGGCGAATCACTCGAGGCACTTAAACGCCCTGTCAAACAAATGATGAATGACGAAGCCAATACACTTCCAAAGCAATTGCATGAATTGCGTGAAGTTGTTGGCCAGCTTGAACCGGACTACTTACATGATTCTTCGTTTAAAAAATTTTTAAACAAACTTTTAAAGAAAGACCCCATCGAGCAATACGCTAAAAAGTACCAAACGGTTGAAGCACAAGTCGACCACATTATTGAGGGGCTGTTAACCGGAAAAGATAAACTGCAAGAAGACAATGTCATGCTCCAAGAGCTAAAAGTTGTTGCAAAAGAACGGATTGAAAATTTGAACAATCAAATTGCGGTTGGGACAGAACTGCACGAGATGTTGGAACAAGAGATGACTTCAGAACGCTGGGCCGATAACGCGAACGAACTGAAAAAAGGACAATTAAAAGTGACGACGCGGATTAAAAATATGCAGCAAGCTGTCATGGTCCTCCAGCAATCCCTCGCCTCCGTCGACTTGATCATGGAAAACAATGAAAAGTTGGAAGAAGCGATTTTCAACGCGATCACGATGACGAAAAACATTATTACGGTAACGGCTTCGATCCAGCTAGCACTCACAAACCAGAAAAAAGTGATTACAGCGGTCCAAAACGTAAACCAAGCGACTGAATCCATGCTTCTTTCAAACGCAGAATTGTTGAAGCAAAATACAGAGGAAACATTAAAAACACTTGAAGAGCCAGCAATTGCACTTGATGCGTTCCGAAAAGCATATGATAATGTATTTAAAGCAATTGAGTTGACGGAACAATCCAATGAACGGATTGTCACGAGCGGAAAACAATTCATTAAAGAAATGGATCAGCTCAATTCCGAAATGCAAACGAAATTGTTAAATCGATAG
- the gltB gene encoding glutamate synthase large subunit: protein MRNVGFPQKQGLYDPGFEHDNCGIGFLAQMKGRKSHKLVEDALLMLENLEHRGGQGDEINTGDGAGILVQLPDRFFRKVLPFDLPAAGAYAVGMLFLPRAEAARKACKQKVEAVFAKESLVLLGWRNVPTDPSMLGKAARGSMPVIEQVFVKSAKPLDQLAFERKLYVARKVAEHEIEPTILPEESFYFASFSSRTIVYKGMLTTAQVSMFYLDLLDEAFESALALVHSRFSTNTFPSWERAHPNRYMIHNGEINTIKGNVNWMHAREAKFASAAFGSDLEKIHPVIDKNGSDSSMFDNTLEFLSLSGRSLAHCAMMMVPEPWQNNKQMDEKKRAFYEYHSTLMEPWDGPTAIVFTDGEKIGATLDRNGLRPSRYYVTKDDYIVMSSEVGVLDFPPESIVKKDRLHPGQLLLVDLTEGRIIPDGEAKQAIVEEKPYGKWVKDHLIHLDDVLETADVFDTEFERIHERQLVYGYTYEELTKMLMPLIKDENDPVGSMGYDSPLAVLSKKPQLLYNYFKQQFAQVTNPPIDAIREKAVTAVGTTIGAERNLLEPEPLSCRHIYLPSPILNNEELAKLRSNKMDGFKAETLEIVFDAQKGGQGLEEALDTLFANADKAISNGATLLILSDRTISAEKAPIPALLAVSSLHHHLIRSGTRTEVSLLVESAEPREVHHHALLIGYGAEAINPYFVFDTIDDWIQKQLLTDYSYVEACTRYVNGTTNGIMKVLSKMGISTIQSYRGAQIFEAIGIDPQLIDRHFTWTASRIGGIGFSTIANEVLARHERAYSPREGDDGELDPGDDLQWRRNGEEHQYNPHTIHMLQHACRTNNYELYKQYTHAINEQTEKQTSLRGLFRFKKGNAIPLDEVEPAESIVKRFRTGAMSYGSISKEAHETLAIAMNRLGGKSNTGEGGEDPRRFTPDENGDLRRSAIKQVASGRFGVTSHYLVNADEIQIKVAQGAKPGEGGQLPGEKVYPWVAEVRGSTAGVGLISPPPHHDIYSIEDLAELIHDLKNANPTAKVSVKLVAGTGVGTIAAGVAKGSADGIIISGYDGGTGAAARTSIKHTGLPWEIGLAETHQTLLLNNLRDRVTLETDGKLMTGKDVVVAALLGAEEYAFSTAPLVVLGCVIMRVCHLDTCPVGIATQNPELRRKYTGEADYIVRFMTFIAEDMRELMAELGVRTVDELVGRTDLLEVNEHINNEKAKQLDLSNLLFKPESSGAKACIKTKAQDHKLEQSLDARELLEAAKPALLNGAKVTYATTIRNTDRVVGTIVGSEVSKKYGAKGLPENTLSFSFNGSAGQSFGAFIPQGITLRLEGDANDYIGKGLSGGKIAVFPARNAAFAAKDNVIVGNTSFYGATSGKAFIAGQAGERFCVRNSGAQVVVEGMGDHGLEYMTGGIVVTLGEVGKNFAAGMSGGLAFVNDANGTFIDKCNQGMVLIENVTAEDERLLHALLTEHVEETGSEQAQRILNNWEQVKTDFVKVIPKDYKNMVIAIERLKQQGMTEEEAAMAAFDESKRDRSKV, encoded by the coding sequence ATGCGTAATGTAGGTTTTCCACAAAAGCAAGGGTTATACGATCCGGGGTTTGAGCACGATAACTGCGGAATAGGTTTCCTTGCGCAAATGAAAGGAAGGAAATCTCACAAACTTGTAGAGGATGCTTTGTTGATGCTTGAAAACCTTGAACATCGGGGCGGACAAGGAGATGAAATCAACACCGGCGATGGTGCTGGCATTTTAGTCCAGCTGCCAGACCGCTTTTTTAGAAAAGTGCTCCCTTTTGATCTTCCGGCAGCAGGAGCGTATGCAGTTGGGATGCTGTTTTTGCCCCGAGCAGAGGCAGCACGAAAAGCGTGCAAACAAAAAGTGGAAGCCGTGTTTGCAAAAGAGTCGTTGGTGCTATTAGGCTGGCGCAATGTGCCAACAGACCCGTCTATGCTTGGAAAGGCAGCGCGTGGCTCCATGCCTGTCATTGAGCAAGTATTTGTAAAGAGCGCCAAGCCTCTTGATCAATTGGCGTTTGAGCGTAAGCTTTATGTAGCTCGGAAAGTAGCGGAACACGAAATTGAACCAACGATTTTGCCAGAAGAGTCATTTTATTTCGCCAGCTTCTCTAGCCGGACGATTGTGTATAAAGGAATGCTGACAACGGCCCAAGTAAGTATGTTTTATTTGGATTTGCTCGATGAAGCATTTGAGTCGGCGCTGGCGCTTGTCCATTCCCGTTTTAGCACGAACACATTTCCGAGCTGGGAACGTGCCCATCCAAATCGGTATATGATCCATAATGGCGAAATTAATACGATTAAAGGAAACGTCAATTGGATGCACGCGAGGGAAGCGAAATTTGCTAGTGCCGCATTTGGAAGTGACCTTGAAAAAATCCATCCCGTTATCGACAAAAATGGCAGTGATTCCTCCATGTTTGATAACACGCTTGAGTTTTTGTCATTATCTGGGCGTTCTTTAGCTCATTGCGCGATGATGATGGTCCCAGAACCTTGGCAAAATAATAAACAGATGGACGAAAAGAAACGGGCGTTTTACGAATACCATAGCACACTTATGGAACCATGGGACGGACCAACCGCCATTGTGTTTACGGACGGAGAAAAAATCGGGGCCACCCTTGACCGTAATGGCTTGCGCCCATCGCGCTATTATGTAACGAAAGATGATTATATTGTGATGAGCTCTGAAGTCGGCGTACTTGATTTCCCGCCAGAATCGATTGTTAAAAAAGACCGGCTTCATCCTGGACAGCTGTTGCTTGTTGATCTCACAGAAGGGCGCATTATTCCAGATGGGGAAGCCAAACAAGCAATTGTCGAAGAAAAACCTTATGGAAAGTGGGTCAAAGACCATTTAATTCATCTTGATGATGTGCTGGAAACAGCTGACGTGTTTGATACGGAATTTGAGCGCATCCATGAACGCCAACTTGTCTATGGGTATACGTATGAAGAACTAACAAAAATGCTAATGCCGCTTATTAAAGATGAAAATGACCCAGTCGGCTCGATGGGCTATGATTCGCCACTGGCAGTGCTATCGAAAAAGCCGCAGCTTCTCTATAACTATTTTAAGCAGCAATTTGCCCAAGTGACGAATCCGCCTATTGATGCGATTCGTGAAAAAGCGGTAACGGCTGTAGGTACGACAATTGGCGCAGAGCGGAACCTCCTTGAGCCGGAGCCACTAAGTTGTAGGCATATTTATTTGCCTTCGCCGATTCTGAATAATGAAGAATTAGCAAAACTTCGCTCAAACAAAATGGACGGCTTTAAAGCGGAAACGCTTGAAATCGTTTTTGACGCGCAAAAAGGCGGCCAAGGACTTGAAGAGGCTCTTGACACATTGTTTGCCAATGCTGATAAAGCCATTTCAAACGGCGCGACATTGCTGATTTTAAGCGACCGTACTATTTCAGCAGAGAAAGCCCCAATTCCAGCGCTTCTGGCTGTGTCCAGCTTGCATCACCATTTGATCCGCAGCGGCACGCGCACAGAAGTTAGCTTGCTAGTGGAGTCAGCCGAGCCCCGTGAAGTCCATCATCATGCATTATTGATCGGATACGGCGCGGAAGCAATCAACCCGTACTTCGTGTTCGACACAATTGACGACTGGATTCAAAAGCAGCTCTTAACAGATTACAGTTATGTAGAAGCTTGTACACGTTACGTGAATGGTACAACCAATGGAATCATGAAAGTTCTGTCTAAAATGGGGATTTCAACAATTCAAAGTTATAGAGGCGCACAAATTTTTGAAGCCATTGGCATTGATCCACAGTTAATTGACCGCCACTTCACGTGGACAGCATCTCGTATAGGTGGAATCGGCTTCTCGACGATTGCGAACGAAGTTCTCGCCCGCCATGAACGCGCTTATTCACCTCGTGAAGGCGATGATGGTGAGCTTGATCCAGGGGATGATTTGCAGTGGCGCCGTAATGGGGAAGAACATCAATACAACCCACATACGATTCACATGCTCCAGCATGCGTGCCGCACGAACAATTATGAGCTTTACAAACAATATACGCATGCGATCAATGAGCAAACAGAAAAGCAGACAAGTTTGCGTGGTCTTTTCCGCTTCAAAAAAGGCAACGCAATTCCGCTAGACGAAGTCGAACCGGCAGAATCGATTGTAAAGCGGTTCCGGACAGGTGCGATGTCATACGGGTCGATTTCGAAAGAAGCCCATGAAACGCTTGCGATTGCCATGAACCGCTTAGGCGGCAAAAGCAATACTGGCGAAGGTGGAGAAGATCCACGCCGCTTTACTCCTGATGAAAATGGCGATTTGCGCCGCAGTGCTATTAAACAAGTAGCGTCCGGTCGATTTGGAGTTACTAGCCATTACCTTGTAAATGCAGATGAAATCCAAATTAAAGTCGCACAAGGAGCAAAGCCAGGGGAAGGGGGGCAACTTCCAGGCGAGAAAGTTTATCCGTGGGTGGCAGAAGTGCGTGGCTCGACGGCAGGTGTTGGCTTGATTTCGCCACCACCTCACCATGACATTTATTCAATCGAGGATTTAGCTGAGCTTATCCATGATTTGAAAAACGCCAACCCGACTGCGAAAGTGAGCGTTAAGCTTGTGGCTGGAACAGGCGTCGGTACGATTGCGGCAGGCGTGGCAAAAGGAAGCGCTGATGGCATTATTATTAGCGGCTACGATGGCGGTACAGGAGCAGCGGCGCGGACAAGTATCAAGCACACTGGATTACCGTGGGAAATTGGCTTAGCAGAAACGCACCAGACACTGTTGCTGAACAATTTGCGTGACCGGGTGACGTTGGAAACAGACGGCAAGCTCATGACGGGCAAAGACGTAGTCGTTGCTGCGCTATTAGGTGCTGAAGAATATGCGTTTTCGACTGCTCCTTTAGTTGTGCTCGGTTGTGTGATTATGCGCGTGTGCCATTTAGACACGTGCCCAGTTGGAATCGCCACTCAAAATCCAGAATTACGGCGAAAGTATACAGGAGAAGCCGACTATATCGTCCGCTTTATGACATTCATTGCTGAGGATATGCGTGAACTGATGGCAGAGCTAGGTGTCCGCACGGTAGATGAGTTGGTAGGCAGAACCGACTTGCTAGAAGTAAACGAACATATCAACAATGAAAAGGCGAAACAACTTGATTTATCGAACCTTCTCTTCAAACCGGAATCAAGTGGCGCAAAAGCTTGTATCAAAACAAAAGCGCAAGATCATAAATTGGAACAGTCACTCGATGCAAGAGAGCTGCTAGAGGCAGCCAAACCAGCACTTCTCAATGGCGCGAAAGTAACGTACGCAACGACCATTCGTAACACAGACCGGGTAGTCGGCACGATTGTCGGTAGTGAAGTGAGCAAAAAATACGGCGCAAAAGGCTTGCCGGAAAATACGCTCTCTTTCTCATTTAATGGGTCGGCCGGGCAAAGCTTCGGTGCATTTATCCCTCAAGGCATTACCCTTCGGCTGGAAGGCGATGCAAACGACTATATCGGCAAAGGCTTATCAGGTGGAAAGATTGCCGTCTTTCCTGCGAGAAATGCGGCATTTGCCGCAAAAGACAACGTAATTGTCGGCAATACGTCTTTTTATGGCGCTACGTCTGGCAAGGCGTTTATCGCAGGTCAAGCAGGCGAACGGTTTTGCGTTCGGAATTCTGGAGCGCAAGTTGTTGTCGAAGGAATGGGTGACCACGGGCTTGAGTATATGACAGGTGGCATTGTTGTCACACTTGGTGAAGTCGGCAAAAACTTTGCAGCTGGCATGTCAGGCGGCCTTGCCTTTGTCAATGATGCAAATGGGACGTTTATAGACAAGTGCAACCAAGGAATGGTGTTGATCGAAAACGTTACAGCTGAGGACGAGAGGCTCTTGCACGCTCTTTTAACAGAGCACGTTGAAGAGACAGGAAGTGAACAAGCGCAAAGGATTTTGAATAACTGGGAGCAAGTAAAAACAGACTTCGTAAAAGTCATTCCAAAAGACTATAAAAACATGGTAATTGCGATCGAGAGATTGAAGCAGCAAGGCATGACTGAAGAAGAGGCTGCAATGGCTGCATTTGACGAATCAAAGCGAGACCGATCAAAAGTTTGA
- a CDS encoding glutamate synthase subunit beta, which yields MGKPTGFLEYKREAPHKRDPFERTKNWQEFQVFMPEDKLRQQGARCMDCAIPFCQAGTTMAGSGEIGCPVYNLIPEWNDLVYRGKWREALDRLHKTNNFPEFTGRVCPAPCEGSCTVALNGDAVTIKSIEYHIVERGFQEGWIQPEPPKTRTGKHVAVVGSGPAGLAAAAQLNKAGHTVTVFERDDRIGGLLTYGIPDVKLANEVVERRVQLLEAEGITFKTEVEIGVDITAEELEASFDAVILATGATKPREVQAPGKELKGIHYAMDFLTANTKSLLNSQLADGEFISAKGKHVIVIGGGDTGADCITTSIRHGAASVTQFDINKQKGAMRSGDNVWPLYPIIHTVEDAHKEAMAVYGKDPRSYMLQTKAFFGNQDGQVTGLQTVEVTTEIKDGQKIRTEIPGTERTWKADLVLLAIGFTGPEQELLQQLGIETTSRTTVKAPYGKYTTSKPGIFAAGDNRRGQSLVVWAIHEGREAARECDRYLMGSTRLP from the coding sequence GTGGGGAAGCCGACAGGTTTTTTAGAATATAAGCGGGAAGCACCGCACAAGAGAGACCCGTTTGAACGGACGAAAAATTGGCAGGAATTCCAGGTTTTTATGCCGGAAGACAAACTGCGGCAACAAGGGGCACGATGTATGGACTGTGCAATCCCATTTTGCCAAGCGGGAACGACAATGGCAGGTTCAGGAGAAATCGGATGTCCTGTTTACAACCTCATTCCAGAATGGAATGACTTAGTGTACCGGGGAAAATGGCGTGAAGCGCTGGACCGACTCCATAAAACGAACAATTTTCCCGAATTTACAGGTCGTGTCTGCCCGGCACCTTGTGAAGGTTCCTGTACGGTTGCTCTTAACGGCGATGCCGTAACGATTAAATCAATTGAATACCATATCGTTGAGCGTGGCTTTCAAGAAGGCTGGATTCAACCGGAGCCGCCAAAAACGCGGACCGGAAAACACGTTGCTGTTGTCGGTTCTGGCCCCGCTGGTTTAGCTGCGGCAGCACAGCTCAACAAAGCCGGTCACACGGTAACGGTATTTGAACGCGATGACCGCATTGGCGGCCTGCTTACTTATGGCATTCCTGATGTGAAGTTGGCGAATGAGGTGGTCGAGCGACGTGTTCAGCTTCTTGAGGCAGAAGGCATTACCTTTAAAACAGAAGTTGAAATCGGTGTAGACATTACAGCCGAAGAACTTGAAGCTTCATTCGATGCAGTCATTTTAGCGACAGGGGCAACAAAGCCACGAGAAGTCCAGGCGCCTGGCAAAGAGTTAAAAGGCATTCATTACGCGATGGACTTTTTGACCGCTAACACAAAAAGCCTATTAAACTCCCAACTCGCTGACGGAGAGTTTATTTCCGCCAAAGGCAAACATGTCATTGTCATTGGTGGCGGCGACACCGGCGCAGACTGCATTACTACCTCTATTCGTCATGGGGCCGCGTCCGTTACCCAATTTGACATTAATAAGCAAAAAGGCGCTATGAGAAGCGGAGATAACGTATGGCCATTGTACCCGATTATTCATACAGTTGAAGATGCTCATAAAGAGGCGATGGCTGTTTACGGAAAAGACCCCCGCTCCTACATGTTGCAAACAAAGGCGTTTTTCGGAAATCAAGACGGCCAAGTGACTGGCTTACAAACAGTCGAAGTGACGACTGAAATCAAAGACGGTCAGAAAATCAGGACGGAAATCCCTGGCACCGAGCGGACGTGGAAAGCAGATCTCGTTCTCCTTGCCATTGGCTTTACTGGCCCAGAGCAAGAATTGTTGCAACAACTTGGTATTGAAACGACAAGTAGGACGACTGTAAAAGCGCCATACGGTAAATATACGACCTCGAAGCCTGGCATTTTTGCTGCAGGCGACAATCGCCGCGGCCAAAGTCTCGTCGTTTGGGCTATACATGAAGGGCGTGAAGCAGCACGAGAGTGTGATCGCTATTTAATGGGAAGTACACGTTTGCCGTAA
- a CDS encoding YpjP family protein, which yields MIRRLKSMMMVMLTFLSFHLPIFDPLFDRETKQRADAKALVQKADAKEYHLLDVVVGYSDQYEDIELTHYWLTERFIMDEAYKQGLQKFGQAISPKIEPAYKEIIMPSLKQAVSQLLSSVQIDDLAEITVSHAPAPGRGEKIMHIYNKKTGDDLLRFHVRLNRPPKKGHVFQFHYHVLQDNFHGHYELGTIYWGKNEPPLYSA from the coding sequence ATGATTCGTCGTCTAAAAAGCATGATGATGGTCATGCTAACCTTTCTATCTTTTCATCTACCAATATTTGATCCTTTGTTTGACCGTGAGACAAAACAGAGAGCTGATGCAAAAGCGCTAGTTCAGAAAGCTGACGCCAAAGAGTACCATTTGCTTGATGTAGTAGTCGGCTATTCGGATCAATACGAAGACATTGAACTTACTCATTATTGGCTTACGGAACGTTTTATTATGGATGAAGCGTACAAACAAGGCTTGCAAAAATTTGGACAAGCGATTTCGCCTAAAATTGAGCCTGCTTATAAGGAAATCATTATGCCTAGCTTAAAACAAGCAGTCTCACAATTGCTAAGCAGTGTACAAATTGATGATTTAGCTGAAATCACCGTTTCCCACGCACCAGCTCCAGGGCGCGGAGAGAAAATCATGCATATTTACAATAAAAAAACAGGCGATGATTTGCTCCGATTCCATGTGCGCTTGAACCGACCGCCCAAAAAAGGCCACGTGTTTCAATTTCATTACCATGTGCTACAGGACAATTTCCACGGCCACTATGAACTTGGAACCATTTATTGGGGTAAAAATGAACCTCCGCTTTACTCAGCCTAA
- a CDS encoding kinase-associated lipoprotein B: protein MELSQAKYKSGIYIGNVLEVRKEENRALFQVLAVLTHPNQGDLHHPKQIDVPFFHERKALAYLEKAWVPFSTVKPYEGELPDYELSLKAAWEAACERLQNDDSDWAVKSLQLLKELRKEYSF from the coding sequence ATGGAACTGTCACAAGCAAAGTATAAATCGGGTATTTATATAGGCAACGTGCTAGAGGTAAGGAAGGAAGAAAATAGGGCGCTGTTTCAAGTGCTTGCTGTCCTTACCCATCCGAACCAAGGTGATTTGCATCATCCTAAACAAATAGACGTTCCCTTTTTCCACGAGCGGAAAGCGCTTGCCTATTTGGAAAAGGCATGGGTGCCGTTTTCGACTGTGAAACCGTATGAAGGGGAGCTGCCAGACTATGAGCTATCATTAAAAGCTGCCTGGGAAGCTGCTTGCGAACGTTTGCAAAACGACGACAGTGACTGGGCTGTTAAAAGTTTGCAGCTGCTTAAAGAACTTAGGAAGGAATACAGTTTTTAA
- the dapA gene encoding 4-hydroxy-tetrahydrodipicolinate synthase, which translates to MDFGYLMTAMVTPFTNENALDVNGIRTLINHLAKNGTDTVVIHGTTGEAPTLTLEEKQTLLSVAVEEAANANIKVIAGIGANSTEQAVQMAQAAEQTGADGLMVVVPYYNKPSQEGIYQHIAQVAQSTPLPVMLYNVPGRTGADMSAETALRLAAINQVFAIKEASGNIDKVTEILRLAPEGFSVYSGDDSLTLPMMAVGARGVVSVASHIVGREMKQMIDAFASGELQLAASIHHKLFPVMKAMFMAPSPAPVKTALARYQLPGGGVRLPLIGLNEAESIELEAVLEPFLPITSRSVASS; encoded by the coding sequence ATGGATTTTGGCTACCTGATGACGGCAATGGTCACACCTTTTACAAACGAAAATGCCTTAGATGTGAACGGCATACGTACGCTTATAAACCATTTAGCAAAAAATGGGACGGATACAGTCGTCATCCATGGCACTACAGGCGAAGCCCCAACACTAACACTTGAAGAAAAACAAACGCTCCTCTCAGTCGCGGTGGAAGAAGCAGCCAATGCAAACATAAAGGTAATTGCCGGCATTGGCGCAAACAGTACTGAACAGGCGGTACAAATGGCACAGGCAGCTGAGCAAACAGGAGCGGATGGGCTGATGGTCGTTGTTCCTTATTACAACAAGCCATCCCAAGAAGGGATTTACCAACATATTGCCCAAGTGGCTCAATCCACGCCGCTACCGGTCATGCTTTATAACGTGCCAGGCCGTACAGGTGCTGACATGAGTGCGGAAACGGCATTGAGGCTGGCTGCGATCAACCAAGTATTTGCCATTAAAGAAGCGAGTGGAAATATCGATAAAGTCACGGAGATTCTGCGTCTAGCACCGGAAGGCTTTTCGGTATACAGCGGCGATGATTCGTTAACGCTGCCAATGATGGCAGTTGGCGCTAGAGGCGTTGTCTCCGTCGCCTCCCATATTGTTGGCCGTGAAATGAAGCAAATGATCGATGCTTTTGCAAGTGGCGAGCTGCAGCTAGCTGCCTCGATCCATCATAAGCTTTTCCCTGTCATGAAAGCGATGTTTATGGCACCGAGCCCTGCTCCTGTCAAAACAGCGCTTGCTCGTTATCAGTTACCAGGCGGCGGAGTGCGTTTGCCGCTAATTGGCCTTAATGAAGCGGAAAGCATTGAGCTCGAAGCAGTACTTGAACCGTTTTTGCCAATAACGAGCCGTTCGGTTGCCTCTTCATGA
- a CDS encoding aspartyl-phosphate phosphatase Spo0E family protein yields the protein MIYIDIEVKRNEMHLMAGKYGMTSKKTVQCSQELDVLLNCLESHRYRKTDK from the coding sequence ATGATTTATATTGATATTGAAGTGAAACGGAACGAAATGCATTTAATGGCCGGCAAATATGGCATGACTTCTAAAAAAACCGTTCAATGTTCACAGGAACTAGACGTTTTATTAAATTGCTTGGAATCCCACCGTTATAGAAAGACCGATAAATAG
- a CDS encoding Cof-type HAD-IIB family hydrolase: MKLIVTDMDGTLLDEKRSVSKENEEAIKAAQKQGAIVAIATGRDLYEATVPLKKTGLSLPIISANGAQIHDEQKRLLHEAVLNADQVRHAMAVLKDENVYFEVYTNEGVYSDDFEAGLAVVVDVLKSTGAKLSEQEIMTFAKDRFDNGSIKLIDCYEKLLEDGAVVLKLLAFSLNAERLMSARDRLELDKSLAVSASAADNLEITDVNAQKGIAVLRLAQSLGFSPKDVMAVGDNFNDVSMFQKAGLAVAMGNAPGEIQKQADLVTKTNDEHGVAYAIRNYALKKQSLL, from the coding sequence GTGAAGCTAATTGTCACTGATATGGATGGGACGCTACTTGATGAAAAACGCTCTGTATCGAAAGAGAACGAAGAAGCGATCAAGGCAGCACAAAAGCAAGGCGCGATTGTCGCGATTGCAACAGGGAGAGATCTTTACGAGGCAACAGTCCCTTTGAAAAAAACAGGGTTATCATTGCCGATCATTAGTGCGAATGGCGCGCAAATCCATGATGAACAAAAACGACTTCTCCATGAAGCCGTTCTAAATGCAGACCAAGTCCGCCATGCGATGGCAGTCTTAAAAGATGAAAATGTGTATTTTGAAGTGTATACGAATGAAGGCGTTTATTCCGACGATTTTGAAGCGGGCCTTGCCGTAGTAGTCGATGTCTTAAAATCGACAGGCGCGAAATTGTCTGAGCAAGAAATCATGACATTCGCCAAGGATCGTTTTGACAACGGCTCAATCAAATTGATCGATTGTTACGAGAAACTGCTCGAAGACGGAGCCGTTGTGCTTAAACTCCTTGCTTTTTCACTCAATGCAGAACGGCTTATGAGTGCTAGAGACAGGCTAGAGTTAGACAAAAGCCTTGCCGTCAGCGCTTCTGCAGCAGACAATCTTGAAATTACCGATGTGAATGCCCAAAAAGGCATTGCAGTCTTGCGATTAGCACAATCGCTAGGCTTTTCTCCAAAAGATGTGATGGCAGTTGGCGACAATTTTAATGATGTATCGATGTTTCAAAAAGCAGGCTTGGCCGTTGCAATGGGAAATGCGCCAGGGGAGATTCAAAAACAAGCCGATCTTGTTACGAAAACAAATGATGAGCATGGCGTTGCTTACGCCATTCGAAACTATGCGCTAAAAAAACAATCCCTTCTCTAA